The sequence CTGCAGCTTTCTCCAAAATACAGGAGAGACAAAAATGCATTTaaaaggaaaaaggagaaagatgAATTTGTTTTCTTTTCAATGCCAAACGCTGCAACTTTTTCTTAGCAAAATTATGAGAGAAAAggtaaatggttgatgatgcacaACAGCAACTTCAGAGAggtaaagaagagaaaaaaaaaagtcaaaattaAAGCAATGATCCACATAAAAGAGCGCAATCAAACAATTGAAGCAGAGATGAAAGATGTTCAGATAAATATTGTGTaaccaagaaaataaaaaaaaggaaatatcAGGTCGCACCTTTATAGGATAAGAGTGACATGAAACTCTACAAGCAAAATGATGAGGATactgaaaaaataaattaaaaaaaaaactgtgcAGAGCTCAAAATTAGAGATCAACAATAGAAATGGGGTTAATCACTCATAATCCCAAGTAGCTATCCAACAATTCCTTTAAGAGGGAGAATATCCTAAAGGTTACTATCCACCTAATGATTCTACTATATTCGCTTCAAGAATCCTCTTTTTCCAATACATAACTTACTTGAACTCTCAAGTTTTAAGTTTTAATTGAAATCTAAAATTAATGAATTGAAACTTGTTGACTTTTAAGTCTTCTTCTGTCGCTGTGCTTCTAAAACGGCAACATAATCATAATATTCTAGGATGTAAGAATATTTCTCTGTAAGTTTGTTCAGCCAATCAGACAATGCTCCCAGCAAATTAATCATACATCAAGACCATTAATATTGCACTCGAGAGACATGATTTATCTCTCAAATTACTTATAGCAAAAGAGCGACATACAAAAGATATTGCTAGTGGCGAAGGTTTTTTCCTTTTGAGTATTGCATTGTTAATTTAATTGTAGATGCCAACTtacaatcaaatatgatttcaaattaataacTTTTAGTCAATTCTGAACTCTAAATATTCATAtccagaagggaaaaaaaaaaaaaaaatttacttgtATGAGTTAGACTAATACTAGTTGATATATTGATGGGAAGGGCGGTGGAGAGGGAAGGGAAATAACAAATTAAACGAATTAGGTTTAGGGTTCTTACGCTAGAAATGTGCTGCAGCTGTGCCCGCAACTCCTCGTTCTCCTTCGCTAACTCATCACAAGATTCCATTATCCTCTCCAAGTCGCGCTCGTACAGAGAGCACTCCTCCTCCAACTTGCGGCAGTGATTCACCAGATCAGCGTACTGCGATGCAATCACCTCCTTCTCCTCCACGCACCTCCTCACTCCCTGGGCGTTCATATTCGACTCGGCCTATCAATCACAATCTTTTCCATCATGAATCAGATAAAAGGAAAAGCCACCAAAagccgaagagagagagagagagagagaccgcgaTGAGAGTAGGTAACGAACCCTGGACTGCTCTAATCTCTTGCTGGACTCCTTGAGGCGGTCCTCCAAAACAAAGATCTGATCTTGAAGACGGCGGCGGGTGTCCTCGGAGACAAGGAGCTTCGGGCTCAGGCTCTCGACGGACACCGGGAGGCCCAACGAGATCACGATGGATTCTTTGATGTACTCCTCGGTGCCCGGCGAAAGATCCATGGTGTTCCACGGAATGAGCGGAAGGAAACCCAGGGAACGCCAATCCCTAGGAACACCGGCGATCGGTCACTTGGGGCCGGAGAACCGATCAAGAACAGGAACCCCCAAAGAGGAGAAGGCGGAGAACAGGATCCCGTCGATCGATCGAGCGGTGAAGAGAGGAGGGACTGAAAGACTCGTCGGAGGAACGTGAAGGAGAAGGGGGCGGGAAGGGACGGCATCGACGGGATTCAAATCGAAAAGGGGCGGTTAGCCGTCGCAGGTGGCGCTCTCAACAACGGGAAAGGAGCGAGAGACGTACACGTGGCGTATCGAACACTCGGTCCCGATGGAAGGCGTTATCGGGTTGAAACCAATACGGACGTACGTCCAATAAGCTTATGGATCCAAGAAATGATAACCCACATTGGAGATTTCGGGTCGGATTTGAGCCCACTGTTTGATTAGGTTGTAGCTTacataatcattaaaaaaaagaaagaaaaaaaaagaagaaaaatacaaatCAAGCCATTATTATAAGGAGAAAACAATAAATAACGAGGAGATGGAGATCGATTTAATCAACAACATGTTTTGATATATGAGAGAAGTTTATCATGATATATCAATCATGTTACCCGTTAGTTAATCGTaacgattcatcatccataacgtTTGACATTTCAATTGACGCCTCCTCGTTTTCAAGTTAACCTCCCACTGCACCTGCTTTAAATCATTTATAAATCATCATCGAATCCAACATCGACCTTTATGaacaaatcaaaattaatatatatgtaattattattatttatgtgcAGGACAAGATTGTATGATTTAGCCATTGTTTTACTGAAAGCTTTCGAGAACACAAACTACTAGAAATACAACACACGACGGAGACAGCACAACCACTTCATACTTTTCTTTGCTGGACCGATGTTGATGTGATCTGAGGGTCCATAGCTCGGATTATAGATGGAGTAGGTAGCATGTTTGATTGGACATTATGTGAGCCACTCCCCCTCTTATCATAAATAATGTTTGGAACAAAAGACCCACTGGGAAGATTAGATGTGATCTTTCCTTCGTTGACATGTTGCCGTCATCATGTCATCCAAAATAGTTTTACGAATCGAGGTTATCTAATGTACGATTGATTACATTAGGGTGTCTACTTCatttttggaatataagtttggtGTCGAAAATTGATCGAGTCGTCTTACAAAAGAAACCTCATGGAGGAGGTGTTCAACAAAGATGCCTCCTCACAGATAGATTCATGAGTCACAGAAATTTAAGGGATTCGAATAGTTCGAGGTTATCTCTTCTTAGTAGTAAAGTAGCATATTTGACATCTTTTTATAGTGAACTTTAGCAAGTAAGAATTAATTCGCGATAATAGTTAGTGAAGGCGAGATTGAATCATTAGATATTACAATTAATATTGTTATTGTAAGAAATCATTTattcaacttgtgtttctaaatcattataatagaaacacaataaaactaatgcaaaaacgaaatagcgtacctccaaccATTGTTGTGTAAGAATTTTTATAAATGTTTCTTCTTAAACTTTAGTActtctcgactcagaactctcgctttagatggtgtaagaAACCCTTTTActttaaagagatgattgagcccaatgaccaaaatcctcatatatatatatatatatatatatatatatatatatatatatatatatatatatatatatatatgttctcccaatatttatcatcaccaattcataacgttcaagaattaattcaaatttgtaacgtttggatcataacgaagaactttaatgatattaaatatttaatttaataataatagtttcatatataatgaataaataattaaaattatttaaaccataataaatgaagaaatttatgataatgaattatgaatcttaatgagaacggttatattattattaaataagatatttaataataataattacattcTTCCTCCAtatgtttatcttaataatttgaattaatctttctctaacaactttcttaagaaataaatacatgaatcatagcgataagtcctctaagagcgagtattattatccatctatcacgatgtatttagtttcttaatcttaatgtggtaatattacttaacgAATAAACATTATGTTTATTCTgggtccagtaacaatatattttctcaaaagaataTGCATATGAATGAgaaaacatcacaatatataggagtttcaatatcattacaaagtggaaccaaatctcattttctctacatgatcattGAATTTCAAATGTGACatacctttagtcaaaggatcaacaatcatcaattcagtgctaatatgctcaatgaccactttcttttcttttacacgttctcttatggctaaatacttaatgtcgatgtgtttacttcgactttcacctttattgtttttagccataaagacaacagCTGAATTatgacagaaaattcttaatggcatagaaatagaatccatgattctaagcccagaaatgaaactcttaagccatacatcatgtgaagtagcctcaaaacaggagacaaactcagcttccatggtagaagtagcagccaagatctgcttagcgcttctccaaaaAATAGCTCCACcaaccatcataaaaatatatcctgatgttgatttacgagaatcaacacaaccgacgaagtctgaatctgagtaattaatcacatccagattgtctgtatgtctatacataagcatgtaatctttggttccttgtagatacctcatcactttctttgcagctctccagtggtccatacctcgattactctgatatcgacctagcatcttcATAATAAATACAATATCAAGTCTAGTACATACCTGAGCATACACAAGGCTTCCTATGGCAAAAGCATATGGgatatttttcattgattccctttcaaagttattatttgggaattggttcaaattgaacctatcacctttcataataggagcaacacttggtgaacaatccttcatccgaaatctttctaaaattttatcgatataggtttcttgtgatagacctaaaatgcctcgaggtctatctctatggatcttaatgccaatgacataagatgcttcacccatatccttcatgtcaaaatttttagaaagaaattgtttcacctcatgc comes from Musa acuminata AAA Group cultivar baxijiao chromosome BXJ3-3, Cavendish_Baxijiao_AAA, whole genome shotgun sequence and encodes:
- the LOC135633069 gene encoding uncharacterized protein LOC135633069, coding for MDLSPGTEEYIKESIVISLGLPVSVESLSPKLLVSEDTRRRLQDQIFVLEDRLKESSKRLEQSRAESNMNAQGVRRCVEEKEVIASQYADLVNHCRKLEEECSLYERDLERIMESCDELAKENEELRAQLQHISSLESLAAEAESLKKDKEHLRTNLHRAEEEVKVFFEENKILDEENKKLLELLRKERRRQGSDSHRGSATPSAKGKRKSSGKDCTSPRG